A window of Christiangramia forsetii KT0803 contains these coding sequences:
- a CDS encoding BlaI/MecI/CopY family transcriptional regulator, translating to MEKLTNKEEEIMRVLWDLEKAFVKEVIPKLKDQKLHYNTVSTIIRNLEEKGYVSYKAFGKTHQYFPVVSKEKYRKQFMNMATKRFFDNSFKNVVSYFAKEEKISADELREILDIIENEKK from the coding sequence ATGGAAAAATTAACCAATAAAGAGGAAGAAATCATGCGAGTTCTATGGGATCTGGAAAAAGCATTTGTCAAGGAAGTTATCCCTAAACTAAAAGATCAAAAATTACATTACAATACGGTTTCTACCATCATAAGAAATCTTGAAGAAAAGGGATATGTTTCGTACAAAGCCTTTGGCAAAACCCATCAGTACTTCCCTGTAGTAAGTAAAGAAAAGTACCGAAAGCAGTTTATGAATATGGCTACAAAACGGTTTTTCGACAATTCTTTTAAAAATGTGGTTTCTTATTTCGCAAAGGAGGAAAAAATAAGTGCCGACGAATTAAGGGAAATTCTAGACATTATTGAAAATGAAAAGAAATAA
- a CDS encoding glutamine synthetase III, with protein MSTLRFQALKEALNRKPVKITEPARRSEIFSSNVFNETVMRQFLTKEAYENVTEAMRTGRKIDRNVADHISTGMKEWAISKGVTHYTHWFQPLTGTTAEKHDSFFEPLGDGLAIEKFGGGQLVQQEPDASSFPSGGIRNTFEARGYTAWDPTSPAFIWGTTLCIPTIFVSYTGEALDNKTPLLRALQSIDSAATNVVKYFDKNVKKVNATLGWEQEYFLIDSALVASRPDITLTGRTLLGHSPAKGQQLDDHYFGSIPSRAIAFMMDLEIECMKLGIPVKTRHNEVAPNQFELAPIFEEANLAVDHNSLIMDVMKKVGERHHLSVLMHEKPFAGINGSGKHNNWSLATDTGTNLLSPGSTPMKNLQFLTFFINTIKAVYDNEELLRACIASASNDHRLGANEAPPAIISVFIGSQLTKVLDELEKVTDGKLSPQEKTDLKLNVVGKIPEILRDNTDRNRTSSFAFTGNKFEFRAVGSLANCANAMTVLNSIVAKQLKDFKVEVDKLIKDKKMKKDDAIFNVLREYIKKSKKIRFEGDGYGEAWEKEAEKRGLSNNRTTPQALKAQVSKKAFKLYEELGVMNKVEVEARHEIELEEYTMRIQIEGRIIGDIARNHVIPTAVRYQNLLIENVRGLKEIYAEDFTRHAKEQLEIIESISAHIAGINSNVNAMIEARKVANKIEDDAEKKAFSYCDNVKPYFEEIRYHCDKLELLVDDELWPLAKYRELLFTK; from the coding sequence ATGTCAACTTTACGATTTCAAGCTTTAAAAGAAGCTCTAAACAGAAAACCAGTTAAGATTACAGAACCTGCAAGAAGGTCTGAGATCTTTTCAAGCAATGTCTTTAATGAAACGGTAATGAGACAGTTTCTTACCAAAGAGGCTTATGAGAATGTGACAGAAGCTATGCGTACGGGGAGGAAAATTGACCGTAACGTAGCCGATCATATTTCTACCGGAATGAAAGAATGGGCTATTTCTAAAGGAGTTACTCATTATACTCACTGGTTCCAGCCATTAACAGGAACTACTGCAGAAAAACATGATTCTTTCTTTGAGCCCTTGGGCGATGGTCTTGCGATTGAAAAATTTGGCGGTGGCCAGTTAGTACAACAGGAACCGGATGCTTCCAGTTTTCCTAGTGGAGGAATAAGAAATACTTTTGAAGCTCGTGGTTATACTGCATGGGATCCAACTTCTCCTGCTTTTATATGGGGAACAACCCTGTGTATTCCAACGATATTTGTTTCATATACTGGAGAAGCACTGGATAATAAGACTCCATTATTAAGAGCACTTCAGTCTATTGATAGTGCAGCTACGAATGTTGTAAAATATTTTGATAAAAATGTAAAGAAAGTAAATGCTACTCTTGGATGGGAGCAGGAATACTTTCTTATTGATTCTGCTCTTGTAGCTTCAAGACCAGATATAACTCTTACAGGAAGAACGCTACTTGGGCATTCTCCTGCAAAAGGACAACAATTAGACGATCATTACTTCGGATCAATTCCTTCAAGAGCTATCGCCTTTATGATGGATCTTGAGATAGAATGTATGAAATTGGGTATACCTGTAAAAACACGTCACAACGAAGTAGCGCCAAATCAGTTTGAGCTGGCACCTATATTCGAAGAGGCAAACCTGGCGGTAGATCACAATTCCTTGATAATGGATGTGATGAAGAAAGTTGGGGAAAGACATCATTTGAGTGTGTTAATGCATGAAAAGCCATTTGCCGGAATCAATGGTAGTGGTAAGCATAATAACTGGTCTTTAGCAACAGATACGGGTACAAATTTGCTTTCTCCAGGTTCAACTCCAATGAAAAACCTGCAGTTTCTTACTTTTTTTATAAACACGATTAAAGCGGTTTATGATAATGAAGAATTATTGAGGGCATGTATCGCTAGTGCATCTAACGACCATCGTTTAGGGGCAAATGAAGCTCCACCAGCTATTATTTCAGTTTTCATTGGTTCTCAATTAACGAAAGTACTGGATGAACTTGAAAAAGTTACTGATGGCAAACTTTCTCCACAAGAGAAAACAGACCTTAAGTTAAATGTAGTTGGTAAGATTCCGGAAATTCTTCGTGATAATACAGATAGAAACCGTACTTCTTCTTTTGCCTTTACCGGAAATAAATTTGAATTTCGTGCAGTAGGTTCTCTTGCCAATTGTGCAAATGCGATGACAGTACTTAATAGTATCGTTGCTAAACAACTTAAAGATTTTAAAGTTGAAGTAGATAAGCTTATTAAGGATAAGAAAATGAAAAAGGATGATGCTATCTTCAATGTTCTTAGAGAATACATCAAGAAATCCAAGAAAATTAGATTTGAGGGTGATGGTTATGGAGAAGCCTGGGAGAAAGAAGCAGAGAAGCGTGGTTTGAGTAATAACCGTACAACTCCACAGGCACTAAAAGCCCAGGTTAGCAAAAAAGCTTTTAAATTATATGAAGAGCTTGGAGTAATGAACAAGGTGGAAGTTGAAGCTCGTCACGAGATTGAACTTGAGGAGTACACCATGAGGATCCAGATTGAAGGTCGAATTATTGGAGATATTGCGAGGAATCATGTGATCCCAACAGCGGTACGCTATCAAAATCTTTTAATTGAAAACGTACGCGGACTTAAGGAGATCTACGCCGAAGATTTTACCAGACATGCCAAGGAGCAACTGGAGATTATAGAAAGTATTTCTGCTCATATCGCCGGAATCAATTCTAATGTAAACGCAATGATCGAAGCTCGTAAAGTTGCTAATAAGATTGAAGATGATGCAGAGAAAAAAGCATTTTCTTATTGTGATAATGTGAAACCTTATTTTGAAGAAATAAGATACCATTGTGATAAACTGGAATTATTAGTTGATGATGAACTTTGGCCATTGGCTAAATACAGAGAGTTGCTTTTTACGAAGTAA
- a CDS encoding carboxypeptidase-like regulatory domain-containing protein, translating to MAKALLSRSLFIFFILFSIPTFAQLKISGNVYNAKDSTAVFGASVYLDGTSIGTSTRDDGRFSLNLKKSFQANMIISSIGFEPIKIANISQYSGKSFKVYIKEKKESLETVYLEADPWSREKKLRIFRQQFLGSDRSADNCKIRNQDDLNLRYSPSKNILFASADKELIIENSDLGYIINYNLVDFNVQFKTDENEREWPVSVYYAGTSYFKN from the coding sequence ATGGCCAAAGCACTACTATCCCGATCTCTATTTATTTTTTTTATACTTTTCTCTATTCCAACATTTGCCCAGTTAAAAATTTCCGGAAATGTTTATAACGCCAAAGATTCAACAGCTGTTTTTGGGGCTTCGGTTTATTTAGACGGTACCAGTATAGGAACTTCTACCCGCGATGATGGAAGATTCAGCTTAAACTTAAAGAAAAGTTTTCAAGCCAATATGATCATAAGCTCCATTGGTTTCGAACCAATTAAAATTGCTAACATCTCTCAATATTCAGGAAAAAGTTTTAAGGTTTATATTAAAGAAAAGAAGGAAAGTTTAGAGACCGTCTACCTAGAAGCTGATCCCTGGTCCAGAGAAAAAAAGTTAAGGATCTTTAGACAACAGTTTTTAGGAAGTGATCGCAGTGCCGATAATTGCAAAATACGTAACCAGGATGATTTAAACCTACGATATAGTCCTTCAAAGAATATTCTGTTTGCATCTGCCGATAAAGAGTTGATTATTGAAAATAGTGATTTGGGATATATAATAAATTATAACCTTGTTGATTTCAATGTACAATTTAAAACTGATGAAAACGAAAGAGAATGGCCGGTTTCAGTCTACTATGCGGGTACAAGCTACTTTAAGAATTAA
- a CDS encoding lysoplasmalogenase family protein translates to MFATTKRTKILPKSFLSAIIAILLVANFYIIFAYDLELSRWARLISTFVLFIVLVWQGTFSKRMLAAFFLLLISDLGLFNYEDPLTNAGTFLVRISAYLLLVFVVTPELKNLQTNLFQKILFIVVFFLNLGMLYLLVDMIPYQYMYPGLNILFYAYGISMITMVITAISYSNRYSDTTSFYFTAATLFLVFSDITSFIAYYLEFYEFYYPDRFFYILGIAGLVKFASFARSHKPVAELESL, encoded by the coding sequence ATGTTTGCTACAACCAAAAGAACTAAGATTTTGCCCAAGTCATTTCTATCAGCAATCATTGCCATATTGCTAGTAGCTAATTTCTATATCATTTTCGCATATGATCTGGAATTAAGCCGCTGGGCCCGTTTAATAAGTACTTTTGTTCTCTTTATTGTTTTAGTTTGGCAGGGAACATTTAGCAAAAGAATGTTGGCAGCATTTTTTCTCCTGTTAATCTCAGATTTAGGATTATTTAATTATGAAGATCCACTTACCAATGCCGGAACTTTTCTTGTGAGAATTTCTGCTTATCTGCTATTGGTCTTTGTGGTCACGCCGGAGTTGAAAAATCTGCAAACTAATTTATTTCAGAAAATTTTATTTATCGTTGTTTTTTTTCTGAATCTCGGAATGCTTTATCTATTGGTAGATATGATTCCGTACCAATATATGTACCCCGGCTTGAATATTCTTTTCTATGCATACGGAATCTCGATGATCACTATGGTAATCACTGCGATCTCTTATAGTAACAGATATTCTGATACAACTTCCTTTTATTTTACCGCGGCGACGCTCTTTCTGGTGTTTTCTGATATTACCTCATTTATTGCGTATTATCTGGAATTTTATGAATTTTACTATCCTGATAGATTTTTCTATATTCTGGGGATTGCAGGTCTTGTAAAATTTGCTTCTTTTGCCAGAAGCCACAAGCCTGTTGCAGAATTAGAAAGCCTTTAA
- a CDS encoding calcium/sodium antiporter has translation MSIVYLLIGFVLLVIGGEFLVRSSVALSLKLNISRMVIGLTVVSFATSAPELLVSLQAAVDGFSDISLGNVIGSNIANIGLVLGLTALVSPLMVDRDFYRINWPVMMIFSIVLYFFLLSNNELSRIEGGALLLGLAAYLFILIKRSRRKDKVVVEEVDESLRQVRGFKMTIWLLIGIFALWGGSELLVKGAVDLATQLGISERVVSVTIIAVGTSVPELAASLIAAMKKEKAISLGNLIGSNIFNIASVLGLTALVKPIVVQSSAILTNDMFWMLGIAFILLPMLLIPKMSEMGRKEGFALIVGYSVFIVLTIT, from the coding sequence ATGAGCATTGTTTACTTACTCATAGGTTTTGTGTTGTTGGTAATAGGAGGGGAGTTTTTGGTACGATCATCGGTAGCACTTTCTCTTAAATTGAATATTTCCAGAATGGTAATAGGACTAACGGTAGTTTCTTTTGCCACTTCTGCTCCTGAATTGCTGGTAAGTTTGCAAGCTGCGGTAGATGGTTTTTCTGATATCTCCCTCGGAAATGTAATAGGATCTAACATTGCTAATATTGGTTTGGTTTTAGGGTTGACCGCATTGGTTTCTCCGTTGATGGTAGACCGGGATTTTTACAGGATTAACTGGCCGGTAATGATGATTTTTTCTATTGTCCTCTACTTTTTTCTGTTGAGTAATAATGAATTATCAAGGATCGAAGGTGGCGCCTTACTGCTTGGTCTGGCAGCTTATCTCTTTATATTAATTAAACGTTCGCGACGAAAAGATAAGGTGGTTGTTGAAGAAGTAGATGAGTCGTTGCGCCAGGTTCGTGGCTTTAAAATGACAATATGGCTTCTAATTGGAATTTTTGCACTTTGGGGTGGTTCTGAACTTTTGGTGAAAGGAGCTGTAGACCTGGCAACTCAGTTAGGGATTAGCGAACGTGTTGTATCTGTAACGATCATCGCCGTGGGCACCAGTGTTCCTGAACTTGCAGCTTCATTAATTGCCGCTATGAAAAAGGAGAAAGCAATTTCATTAGGAAACTTAATAGGATCTAATATTTTCAATATAGCCTCTGTACTTGGACTAACAGCATTAGTAAAACCCATAGTAGTACAATCATCAGCAATTCTTACAAATGATATGTTCTGGATGTTGGGGATCGCTTTTATTCTTTTGCCAATGCTTTTAATCCCGAAGATGTCTGAGATGGGTAGAAAAGAGGGCTTCGCTTTAATTGTGGGGTATTCAGTTTTTATCGTGCTTACCATTACCTAA
- a CDS encoding ATP-binding cassette domain-containing protein: MIFELDNVELSYKDKQILYGIYLKAETGKITGILGSNGCGKTSLLKIFFGNLACTNKLIRIDKKATLKKLYSIKKVKLLSQTDFLPNTIKLSKLFRIYGVSWQSIVEKFPSFKKYHNYTLAQLSGGERRLIAIWLSIKSEGDLVLLDEPFTHLTPLYIEIIKKELLLEKENKAIIITDHLYNDLIEITDTLYFIKDGCSRFIEDSSELQQLGYISL, from the coding sequence ATGATCTTTGAACTGGATAATGTTGAATTAAGTTATAAGGATAAACAAATTCTCTACGGAATATATTTAAAAGCGGAAACCGGTAAAATAACGGGTATCTTAGGAAGTAATGGTTGTGGTAAAACCAGTCTGTTAAAAATTTTCTTCGGAAACCTGGCCTGCACCAATAAACTAATTCGAATAGATAAAAAAGCTACCTTAAAAAAACTTTATTCCATAAAAAAAGTAAAGCTATTGTCTCAAACCGATTTTCTGCCAAATACCATTAAACTCAGTAAGTTATTCAGAATTTATGGTGTTTCCTGGCAGAGTATTGTAGAGAAATTTCCAAGTTTCAAAAAATATCATAATTACACCCTTGCCCAATTATCTGGCGGTGAGCGAAGGCTTATCGCTATCTGGTTAAGCATTAAATCTGAGGGTGATCTTGTTCTGCTGGATGAACCTTTTACACATTTAACTCCACTGTATATAGAAATCATTAAAAAAGAACTGCTACTGGAAAAAGAAAATAAAGCAATTATTATAACCGATCATCTATATAACGATCTAATTGAAATCACAGATACTCTATATTTTATTAAGGATGGCTGTTCCAGATTTATAGAGGATTCTTCCGAACTTCAGCAATTAGGATATATTAGCCTCTGA
- the prfA gene encoding peptide chain release factor 1: MIERLNIVKQRFDEVNDLIIQPDVISDQKRYIELNKEYKDLRALMDEREKYISITDNIQEAEEIISDGSDPEMTEMAKLQLDEAKGQLPALEDKIRMMLIPKDPEDGKNIVMEIRAGTGGDEASIFAGDLYRMYTKYVEGRGWSHNIVDFSEGTSGGFKEMIFEVSGDDVYGTMKFEAGVHRVQRVPQTETQGRVHTSAATVMVLPEAEEFDVEIDPKEVRIDYFCSSGPGGQSVNTTYSAVRLTHEPTGLVAQCQDQKSQHKNKEKAFRVLRSRLYEMELAKKMEADAAKRNSMVSSGDRSAKIRTYNYAQSRVTDHRINLTLYDLSNIINGDIQKIIDELQLAENTEKLKENSDTI, encoded by the coding sequence ATGATTGAGAGACTTAATATCGTAAAGCAACGGTTTGATGAGGTGAACGATTTGATTATTCAGCCGGATGTAATATCAGACCAGAAGCGATATATTGAATTAAATAAAGAATATAAGGACCTTCGGGCTTTGATGGACGAGCGTGAAAAATATATCAGTATCACTGATAATATTCAGGAAGCTGAAGAGATCATTTCAGACGGAAGTGATCCTGAAATGACTGAAATGGCAAAGCTTCAGCTAGATGAGGCTAAGGGCCAACTTCCAGCACTTGAAGATAAGATAAGGATGATGCTTATTCCTAAAGATCCTGAAGATGGAAAGAATATCGTGATGGAGATTCGTGCCGGTACAGGAGGGGATGAAGCAAGTATTTTTGCGGGTGACCTATACCGTATGTATACCAAATATGTTGAAGGTAGAGGTTGGAGTCATAATATTGTTGATTTTAGCGAAGGAACCAGTGGAGGATTCAAGGAGATGATATTTGAAGTTTCTGGAGATGATGTTTATGGCACCATGAAGTTTGAAGCCGGTGTGCATCGGGTACAACGTGTTCCTCAAACCGAAACTCAGGGGCGTGTTCATACCTCCGCAGCAACTGTGATGGTTTTACCGGAAGCTGAAGAATTTGACGTGGAGATAGATCCAAAAGAGGTGAGAATAGATTACTTCTGTTCTTCAGGACCTGGCGGACAGTCGGTAAACACAACCTATTCTGCAGTAAGGCTTACCCATGAGCCAACAGGTCTGGTAGCACAGTGTCAGGATCAAAAATCGCAGCATAAGAACAAGGAAAAGGCATTTCGAGTACTTCGTTCAAGATTGTACGAAATGGAACTTGCTAAAAAGATGGAAGCAGATGCGGCCAAGAGAAATAGCATGGTTTCCAGTGGAGACCGTAGTGCGAAGATCAGGACCTATAACTATGCGCAAAGCCGTGTTACCGATCACCGTATAAACCTAACGCTGTACGACCTTTCTAATATCATTAACGGGGATATTCAGAAGATTATCGATGAGTTACAACTCGCTGAAAATACAGAAAAGTTAAAAGAGAATTCAGATACTATTTAG
- the pyrF gene encoding orotidine-5'-phosphate decarboxylase gives MTSQELTEQILKKQSFLCVGLDTDLDKIPTYLLSEKDPVFSFNKAIIDATHQYCVAYKPNIAFYEAIGVDGWKALKKTIEYLHAEYPDLYTIADAKRGDIGNTSRMYAKAFFEDLGFDSITVAPYMGKDSVEPFLEFTNKHTILLALTSNEGAFDFQTLKTGDKELYKKVIETSKNWQNSENLMYVVGATKAEYLAEIRKIIPENFLLVPGVGAQGGSLEEVCKYGMTKNVGLLINSSRKIIYASDSSNFAEIAGAKAEAMQNQMASELEKL, from the coding sequence ATGACATCACAGGAGCTTACCGAACAAATACTTAAAAAGCAATCCTTTCTATGTGTGGGTTTAGATACCGATCTTGATAAGATACCCACGTATTTACTTTCAGAAAAAGATCCTGTTTTCAGTTTTAATAAGGCGATTATTGATGCTACCCATCAATATTGTGTAGCCTACAAGCCAAATATTGCATTTTATGAAGCTATTGGTGTTGATGGCTGGAAAGCACTGAAAAAAACAATAGAATATTTGCATGCTGAATATCCAGATCTGTACACAATTGCAGATGCAAAGCGTGGTGATATTGGGAATACTTCGCGAATGTATGCCAAAGCTTTTTTTGAGGATCTCGGCTTCGATTCTATTACGGTAGCGCCTTATATGGGGAAGGATTCTGTGGAGCCATTTCTTGAGTTCACTAATAAACATACCATTTTACTGGCTTTGACTTCTAATGAAGGTGCCTTTGATTTTCAGACTTTGAAAACAGGCGATAAAGAACTTTATAAAAAGGTTATTGAAACTTCAAAGAACTGGCAGAATTCTGAAAACCTAATGTATGTAGTTGGCGCTACCAAAGCTGAATATCTGGCCGAAATAAGAAAAATTATTCCGGAGAATTTCCTGTTGGTACCGGGTGTTGGAGCACAAGGTGGTAGCCTGGAAGAAGTTTGTAAATATGGTATGACCAAAAACGTGGGACTACTTATAAACTCCTCCAGAAAAATTATTTACGCTTCAGATTCCTCAAATTTTGCAGAAATTGCAGGCGCTAAGGCGGAAGCTATGCAAAATCAAATGGCTTCGGAACTCGAAAAACTATAA
- a CDS encoding Lacal_2735 family protein, producing the protein MFRIFENKTREELLCSKYSRLMHRAYKIALIDKEKSDQLNNRARKILAELRRMNCDMIEAKRETA; encoded by the coding sequence ATGTTTAGAATCTTTGAAAATAAAACCAGAGAAGAGCTCTTATGCAGCAAATATTCAAGGTTGATGCATCGAGCTTATAAAATCGCTTTAATTGATAAAGAGAAAAGTGATCAATTAAATAATAGAGCCAGAAAAATTTTAGCCGAGTTACGAAGAATGAATTGCGATATGATCGAGGCTAAACGTGAAACTGCTTGA
- a CDS encoding AIR synthase related protein, translated as MSKEVSKRYSGRGVSAGKEDVHNAIKNVDKGLFPKAFCKIVPDHLTGSEDHCLIMHADGAGTKSSLAYMYWKETGNISVWKGIAQDALIMNIDDLLCVGATDNILLSSTIGRNKNLIPGEVISAIINGTEELISELKDFGVEIHSTGGETADVGDLVRTIIVDSTVTARMPRNRVIDNANIKPGNVIVGLSSSGQASYEREYNGGMGSNGLTSARHDVFSKILAEKFPESFDSSIPEELVYSGTKKLTDSVENSPVDAGKLVLSPTRTYAPIVKKILSKIGSEKIDGMVHCSGGAQTKILHFVDKNHIIKDDLFETPPLFKLIQQESKTDWKEMYQVFNMGHRMELYVDESIATEIIQISKSFNVDAKIIGRVEASETKKLTIKSTHGNFEYR; from the coding sequence ATGAGCAAAGAAGTAAGTAAGCGATATTCTGGAAGAGGTGTTTCTGCAGGGAAAGAAGATGTGCATAATGCGATTAAAAATGTAGATAAAGGTCTTTTTCCAAAGGCTTTTTGTAAGATCGTTCCAGATCACTTAACAGGCAGCGAAGATCATTGTTTGATTATGCATGCCGATGGTGCCGGCACGAAATCTTCTTTAGCCTACATGTACTGGAAAGAAACCGGGAATATTTCTGTTTGGAAAGGAATTGCTCAGGACGCTCTTATTATGAATATAGATGATCTACTTTGTGTGGGTGCGACAGATAATATTCTGCTTTCTTCTACCATTGGCAGAAATAAGAACCTTATTCCGGGGGAAGTCATTTCTGCAATTATTAATGGAACAGAAGAATTGATTTCAGAATTAAAAGATTTTGGGGTTGAAATTCATTCTACCGGTGGTGAAACTGCAGATGTTGGTGATCTTGTTAGAACTATTATAGTAGATTCTACGGTTACAGCGAGAATGCCTAGAAACAGAGTGATCGATAATGCGAATATTAAGCCGGGGAACGTAATCGTAGGCTTATCCTCCTCTGGTCAGGCATCTTATGAAAGGGAATATAACGGTGGGATGGGTAGTAACGGATTGACTTCTGCTCGTCACGATGTTTTCTCAAAGATTCTAGCTGAAAAATTTCCGGAAAGTTTCGATAGTTCAATTCCCGAGGAATTGGTGTATTCCGGAACTAAAAAACTTACCGATTCGGTGGAAAACAGTCCGGTAGATGCCGGTAAACTGGTGCTTTCTCCAACCAGGACGTATGCACCCATCGTTAAAAAGATCCTGAGTAAGATTGGGAGTGAAAAAATTGACGGAATGGTGCATTGTAGCGGTGGAGCTCAAACAAAAATTCTTCATTTCGTAGATAAGAATCATATTATCAAAGATGATCTCTTTGAAACTCCTCCTTTATTTAAACTCATCCAACAGGAAAGTAAAACAGATTGGAAGGAAATGTACCAGGTTTTTAATATGGGACATCGTATGGAACTTTATGTAGATGAAAGTATTGCTACTGAAATTATCCAAATTTCAAAGTCCTTTAATGTAGACGCGAAAATTATTGGTAGAGTAGAAGCTTCAGAAACTAAAAAGCTGACAATAAAAAGTACTCACGGGAATTTTGAATACCGTTAA
- a CDS encoding ABC transporter substrate-binding protein, translating to MQIQDQLGRTIELKETPKKIISLVPSQTELLVDLGLEKSIVGITHFCVHPTYLKRVKKSVGGTKKVNFRKVRELEPDIILCNKEENTKEMVEELEKIAPVHVSDVASLTDSYSLIEQYGKIFNCSSLAKTLVSSIEKKENSLRELVANSPIQDVAYFIWNEPLMVAGNKTFINEMLKLNNFRNVYKKERYPETNLQELKAFRVDLCLLSSEPFPFKEEHRAKFEKFAGKVKIVDGEYFSWYGSRLLEAMDYFKQFHV from the coding sequence ATGCAGATTCAGGATCAGTTAGGAAGAACAATTGAACTGAAAGAAACTCCAAAGAAAATTATTTCTCTTGTCCCCAGCCAGACAGAACTTCTTGTTGATCTTGGTTTGGAGAAATCTATTGTTGGAATCACTCATTTCTGTGTACATCCAACATATCTAAAGCGGGTTAAAAAGAGTGTTGGGGGAACCAAGAAGGTGAACTTTAGGAAAGTTAGGGAGCTGGAACCCGATATTATTCTTTGTAATAAAGAAGAAAACACAAAAGAAATGGTAGAGGAACTGGAGAAAATCGCACCGGTTCATGTATCTGATGTGGCCAGCCTAACTGATTCATACAGTCTTATAGAACAATATGGTAAGATCTTTAATTGTTCATCCCTGGCAAAAACACTTGTCAGTTCTATAGAAAAAAAAGAGAATTCTTTAAGGGAGTTAGTCGCTAATTCTCCAATACAGGATGTCGCCTATTTTATCTGGAATGAACCATTGATGGTTGCTGGAAATAAAACTTTTATAAATGAGATGTTGAAGTTGAACAATTTCAGGAATGTTTATAAAAAGGAGAGATATCCGGAAACTAATCTACAGGAATTAAAAGCCTTTCGTGTTGATCTTTGTTTATTATCATCAGAACCTTTTCCTTTTAAGGAAGAACATAGAGCAAAATTTGAAAAATTTGCCGGTAAGGTGAAAATAGTGGATGGGGAATATTTTAGCTGGTATGGAAGCCGGCTATTGGAAGCAATGGATTATTTCAAGCAGTTTCACGTTTAG